A portion of the Helicoverpa zea isolate HzStark_Cry1AcR chromosome 25, ilHelZeax1.1, whole genome shotgun sequence genome contains these proteins:
- the LOC124642773 gene encoding muscle calcium channel subunit alpha-1 isoform X1: MSVVDGGGPEEPALTAPATTPTTPPPSALAPDGTAQLIQVPVAPRKPPRRGPKVQQERPKRALFCLTLKNPMRKAFIDIVEWKPFEYMILTTIFANCIALAVYTPYPASDSNYTNWVLEKIEYVFLVIFTGECVMKIIAYGFIMHAGSYLRNGWNLLDFTIVVIGMVSTVLSSIFKDAFDVKALRAFRVLRPLRLVSGVPSLQIVLNSILKAMVPLLHIALLVIFVIIIYAIIGLELFSGKMHKSCYNKYTDEIMDTPHPCDLDNGFNCSLIGEEMECREGWIGPNFGITNFDNFGLSMLTVFQCITLEGWTDVMYNIQDAMGNSWEWIYFVSMVILGAFFVMNLILGVLSGEFSKEREKAKNRGDFQKLREKQQLEEDLKGYLDWITQAEYLEPLADQHEHHPPVEQTRDYGIEYISGQTQNEHDSTDHLGIETNEQQKVSICKVWKKDFDKVNRRMKRACRKAVKSQTFYWLIIVLVFLNTVVLASEHYQQPEWLDLFQEYGNAFFVALFTLEMLVKMYSLGLQGYFVSLFNRFDCFVVIGSISEMVLTKTEVMPPLGISVLRCVRLLRVFKVTKYWRSLSNLVASLLNSIQSIASLLLLLFLFIMIFALLGMQVFGGKFNYDPVEEKDRHNFDCFWQALLTVFQILTGEDWNAVMYEGIKAYGGVGTPGILACIYFIILFICGNYILLNVFLAIAVDNLADAESLTNIEKEETAPEEKEGGSVAAAEGVHIDTDDEYIHDDDVYTSDNSEREYEETGSEGEQQDEIDGEMDEIIDEENEAIERAEEEQEREDQEMMEGHQRNHIVNTELDEEPRLKRKPTTSSARPRRLSEVDICDTKKPIPDATSFFIFAKTNRFRVFCYKMSSSSTFGNIILVCIMLSSAMLAAEDPLDAAQNGFRNWLLSQFDVFFTGIFTLELFLKLITYGLILHQGAFLRSAFNVLDMLVVCVSLVSMSFKSGSISVVKILRVFRVLRPLRAINRAKGLKYVVKCVIVAIKTIGNIMLVTYLLQFMFAVVGVQLFKGKFFRCNDISKMTKDECQGTYLVFENRNYMVRDREWTRYDFHFDNVMKGMLTLFTVSTFEGWPGLLYVSIDSNAEDRGPITNFRPIVAAYYIIYIIIIAFFMVNIFVGFVIVTFQNEGEQEYKNCELDKNQRNCIEFALKAKPIRRYIPKHRIQYKVWWFVTSQPFEYAIFVLIMINTITLAMKYHNQPHEYSKALDLLNMLFTAVFALEFIFKLAAFRFKNYFGDAWNTFDFIIVLGSIIDIVVSQVNELKNQGSGMPRTHVVKESSIPSINFFRLFRVMRLVKLLSRGEGIRTLLWTFIKSFQALPYVALLILMLFFIYAVVGMQVFGKIAIDDDSPITRNNHFQTFPQALLVLFRSATGEAWQDIMMGVSPEPEVKCDKNYHEEGDVEVEDTGGTCGSVLAFPYFISFYVLCSFLIINLFVAVIMDNFDYLTRDWSILGPHHLDEFIRLWSEYDPDAKGRIKHLDVVTLLRKISPPLGFGKLCPHRVACKRLVSMNMPLNSDGTVLFNATLFAVVRTSLKIKTEGNIDDCNTELRAVIKKIWKRTSPKLLDQVVPPPGDPNEITVGKFYATFLIQDYFRRFKKRKEQEMRQSDEQTHQMTLQAGLRTLHEAGPELKRAISGNLDDISAECDVPMHRRNHSLFGGVWSSIRRHGPNRHFHRHRKHGEPPTDGGGAGSAGVGNHLSSMMQREYGVGPLPLTPNLANGQPKEQIPLRPLIFNGESEKIYQVLDNQKSNYPEMLGQIGLAFGCVNYLSTPSEALTAPKPTATVSRQKVHPEDSTSSREKLSIPRMASMEDKTPSPNTFEQIQPKISPLLASECTPTTESRTMTLYGYNAAAKLPFAFSHAKERACRGGERRSLRALKPAPRGTGRMVRSASSGAASHAPPARLVDRPHSPGGDSFGRGVVSLPGSPRGNNSSGPVVVGSAESLVTRVLTEQGLGEYCDPEFVRNTSREMQEALEMTQEQMDRAAHQLMVNEKNIKQAQSQQPQVGNIWVVGRHPCPPVPPVPPAGRHAAAGVQAVIAPALPQPARPGDPSRHTHHRKKRKRKPVLV, translated from the exons ATGAGCGTCGTAGATGGCGGGGGCCCGGAGGAGCCGGCCCTCACAGCGCCAGCGACCACCCCCACCACGCCGCCCCCCTCCGCTCTCGCTCCAGATGGCACCGCACAACTCATACAG GTCCCAGTCGCCCCCCGGAAGCCGCCCCGCCGAGGTCCCAAGGTCCAGCAGGAGAGGCCCAAGAGAGCGCTGTTCTGTCTCACGCTCAAGAACCCCATGAGGAAAGCCTTCATCGACATCGTGGAGTGGAA ACCTTTTGAGTACATGATTCTGACCACCATCTTCGCCAATTGCATCGCCCTCGCCGTCTACACACCCTATCCTGCCAGCGACTCTAATTATACCAACTGGGTTCTT GAAAAGATCGAATACGTGTTCTTAGTTATTTTCACCGGTGAATGCGTTATGAAAATCATAGCATACGGGTTTATCATGCATGCTGGCTCCTATCTCAGAAACGGATGGAATTTATTGGATTTCACTATCGTCGTCATCGG AATGGTCAGCACGGTGTTATCAAGTATATTCAAGGACGCGTTTGACGTGAAAGCGTTGAGGGCGTTCAGGGTGCTTCGCCCCTTGCGACTGGTCTCCGGCGTGCCAA GTCTTCAGATCGTGTTGAACTCGATCCTGAAGGCGATGGTGCCGCTGTTACACATCGCGCTGCTAGTCAtcttcgtcatcatcatctacgCCATCATCGGACTCGAGCTGTTCTCCGGCAAGATGCATAAGAGCTGCTATAATAAATATACAG ATGAGATAATGGACACCCCTCACCCTTGCGACCTGGACAACGGCTTCAACTGCTCCCTCATCGGCGAGGAGATGGAGTGCAGGGAAGGCTGGATCGGCCCTAACTTCGGCATCACCAACTTCGATAACTTTGGCCTCTCCATGCTGACTGTCTTCCAGTGCATCACTCTTGAAGGCTGGACTGATGTTATGTATAAT ATACAGGACGCGATGGGCAACAGTTGGGAATGGATATATTTCGTGTCTATGGTCATCTTGGGAGCTTTTTTCGTTATGAACCTCATTCTTGGTGTGTTGTCTGG AGAGTTCTCAAAAGAAAGAGAAAAAGCGAAAAACAGGGGCGACTTCCAGAAACTTCGAGAGAAGCAACAGTTAGAAGAAGACCTGAAGGGCTACCTCGACTGGATCACTCAGGCGGAATACTTGGAACCACTGGCTGATCAGCATGAACATCATCCACCAGTTGAACAGACTAGAGATTATGGGATAG AATACATTTCAGGTCAGACACAGAACGAGCACGACTCCACCGACCATCTCGGTATAGAGACCAACGAACAGCAGAAAGTATCCATTTGCAAAGTTTGgaaaaaggattttgataaa GTGAACCGGCGAATGAAGCGAGCTTGCAGGAAAGCAGTGAAGTCGCAAACTTTCTACTGGCTGATCATAGTGCTTGTGTTTTTGAATACAGTCGTGTTAGCCAGCGAACACTATCA ACAGCCAGAATGGTTGGATCTCTTTCAAGAATACGGCAATGCGTTCTTCGTGGCTCTCTTTACGTTGGAGATGTTAGTCAAGATGTACAGCTTGGGTTTGCAA GGCTACTTCGTCTCGCTGTTCAACCGGTTTGACTGCTTCGTGGTAATCGGGTCTATCAGTGAGATGGTGCTCACGAAGACTGAGGTGATGCCTCCTCTTGGCATCTCTGTGCTGCGGTGTGTCAGGCTGCTGAGGGTCTTCAAGGTTACCAA ATATTGGCGCTCTCTCTCCAACTTGGTGGCGTCTCTCCTCAACTCCATTCAGTCGATCGCATCACTCTTACTGCTGCTGTTTCTGTTCATCATGATCTTCGCGCTGCTGGGCATGCAGGTCTTCGGGGGGAAGTTCAACTATGACCCAGTGGAGGAGAAGGATCGGCACAACTTTGATTGCTTCTGGCAAGCTTTGCTGACTGTATTTCag ATTCTAACAGGTGAAGATTGGAACGCGGTGATGTATGAAGGCATTAAGGCTTATGGTGGAGTGGGCACACCCGGGATTCTAGCTTGTATTTACTTCATCATTCTCTTCATTTGCGGTAACT ACATCCTACTGAACGTGTTCTTGGCCATCGCTGTAGATAACTTAGCAGACGCCGAATCGTTGACCAATATAGAAAAAGAAGAAACG GCGCCTGAAGAGAAAGAAGGTGGTAGTGTGGCAGCAGCTGAAGGTGTACATATAGATACTGATGATGAATATatacatgatgatgatgtgtataCGTCAGATAA CTCTGAAAGAGAATACGAAGAAACAGGTTCAGAGGGAGAGCAACAAGATGAGATAGATGGAGAAATGGATGAAATCatagatgaagaaaatgaaGCTATCGAGAGAGCTGAAGAGGAACAAGAGAGGGAGGACCAAGAGATGATGGAGGGTCATCAGAGAAACCATATAG TGAACACAGAGTTGGATGAAGAGCCTCGACTGAAACGTAAGCCTACAACTTCATCAGCGCGGCCGCGACGCCTCTCAGAAGTCGATATATGCGACACTAAGAAACCCATACCTGATGCCACCTCCTTCTTCATATTTGCTAAGACCAACAG GTTCCGAGTGTTTTGCTACAAGATGTCATCATCATCGACCTTCGGGAACATCATCCTCGTGTGCATCATGCTGTCTTCCGCCATGTTGGCTGCTGAAGACCCGCTGGATGCTGCACAGAATGGGTTTAGGAACTGG TTGCTAAGTCAATTCGACGTGTTCTTCACGGGCATCTTCACGCTGGAGCTGTTCCTGAAGCTGATCACGTACGGGCTGATCCTCCACCAGGGTGCCTTCCTGCGCTCCGCCTTCAACGTGCTCGATATGCTCGTCGTCTGCGTCTCTTTAGTCTCTATGAGTTTTAA GTCGGGTAGTATATCGGTGGTGAAAATATTGCGAGTGTTTAGGGTGCTGAGGCCTTTGAGGGCCATCAACAGGGCCAAGGGCCTTAAG TATGTGGTGAAGTGTGTGATAGTAGCGATTAAGACTATAGGAAATATAATGCTAGTTAcgtatttattacaatttatgttTGCTGTGGTCGGTGTACAGTTGTTTAAG GGCAAATTTTTTAGGTGTAATGATATTTCTAAAATGACAAAGGATGAATGTCA GGGAACGTATTTAGTATTTGAGAATCGCAACTATATGGTGAGAGACAGAGAATGGACGCGTTATGATTTTCATTTTGATAACGTGATGAAAGGAATGCTCACTCTGTTCACTGTGTCTACTTTTGAAGGATGGCCAGG gcTTCTGTACGTCTCTATAGATTCGAATGCTGAAGATCGGGGTCCCATAACTAACTTCCGTCCAATTGTTGCAGCCtactatattatttatattattataattgccTTCTTTATG GTAAATATATTCGTCGGTTTCGTCATAGTAACCTTCCAAAACGAGGGTGAGCAAGAATATAAAAACTGTGAATTAGATAAAAACCAGAGGAACTGCATAGAATTTGCACTCAAAGCTAAACCAATTAGAAG ATACATACCAAAACACAGGATCCAATACAAAGTGTGGtggtttgtgacgtcacagccgTTTGAATACGCAATCTTCGTGCTGATCATGATAAACACCATTACCCTCGCCATGAAGTACCACAACCAGCCCCATGAGTACAGCAAGGCGTTAGACTTGTTGAACATGCTGTTCACGGCTGTTTTTGCGTTGgagttcatatttaaattagCGGCTTTTAGGTTCAAG AACTACTTCGGCGACGCGTGGAACACGTTCGACTTCATCATCGTGTTAGGCAGCATCATCGACATCGTCGTCTCCCAAGTAAACGAACTCAAGAACCAG GGAAGTGGCATGCCTAGGACACACGTTGTCAAG GAAAGCTCGATACCATCAATAAACTTTTTCCGACTCTTCCGAGTAATGAGGCTGGTGAAGCTGCTATCCAGAGGCGAGGGCATTAGGACATTGCTCTGGACTTTCATCAAATCATTTCAAGCACTGCCATATGTCGCTCTACTTATCCTCATGCTGTTCTTCATTTATGCTGTAGTTGGGATGCAG GTGTTCGGAAAAATAGCGATAGATGATGACTCACCGATCACAAGAAACAATCACTTCCAAACATTTCCACAAGCTTTACTTGTTCTATTTCGATCTGCAACTG GTGAGGCATGGCAAGATATAATGATGGGAGTATCCCCGGAGCCTGAAGTGAAATGTGATAAGAACTACCACGAGGAAGGTGATGTGGAAGTGGAAGATACCGGTGGTACATGCGGCAGCGTGCTCGCTTTTCCATACTTCATTAGTTTCTATGTACTCTGTTCTTTTTTG atCATCAATTTGTTTGTGGCTGTCATTATGGATAATTTTGACTATTTAACTAGAGACTGGTCAATTTTGGGACCACACCACTTAGATGAATTTATAAG attatggagTGAATATGACCCTGATGCAAAGGGTAGAATAAAACATTTAGATGTAGTTactttattaagaaaaataagcCCACCTTTAG GTTTCGGTAAGTTATGTCCGCATCGCGTGGCGTGCAAAAGACTTGTGTCTATGAACATGCCGCTGAACTCCGACGGCACCGTACTCTTCAATGCCACGCTATTTGCCGTCGTTAGAACTTCACTTAAGATCAAAACTGAAG GCAATATAGACGACTGCAACACAGAACTAAGAGCGGTCATCAAAAAGATTTGGAAAAGAACATCTCCAAAACTGCTAGACCAAGTAGTACCACCGCCAGGAGATCCGAACGAAATCACTGTGGGCAAGTTCTATGCCACCTTCCTTATACAGGACTACTTCAGAAG GTTCAAAAAGAGGAAAGAGCAGGAGATGAGGCAGAGTGACGAACAAACGCATCAGATGACACTGCAGGCTGGGCTGAGGACACTACACGAAGCGGGTCCCGAACTGAAAAGAGCAATCTCTGGGAATTTGGATGATATTTCTGCTGAATGTGATGTGCCTATGCATAGG AGAAACCACTCCTTATTTGGAGGTGTCTGGTCGAGCATACGAAGGCATGGACCAAACAGACACTTTCACAGACATAGAAAACACGGTGAACCTCCGACAG ATGGAGGTGGCGCTGGCAGCGCGGGTGTGGGCAATCATTTGAGTTCTATGATGCAAAGGGAATATGGAGTCGGACCACTACCTCTTACACCTAATTT AGCAAATGGGCAGCCAAAGGAACAAATACCACTTAGACCTCTTATATTCAATGGAGAATCGGAGAAAATATATCAAGTCCTCGA CAATCAAAAGTCGAACTATCCCGAGATGCTCGGCCAGATCGGTCTCGCCTTCGGCTGCGTCAACTATCTGTCAACGCCGAGCGAGGCCTTGACCGCACCCAAACCGACCGCGACGGTATCGAGACAGAAAGTTCACCCGGAGGACTCGACGTCTTCGAGGGAGAAACTATCGATACCTAGAATGGCGTCAATGGAAGACAAGACGCCTTCTCCAAACACGTTCGAGCAGATACAGCCGAAGATATCGCCGCTCCTGGCGAGCGAGTGCACGCCGACGACGGAGTCGCGGACGATGACGTTGTACGGGTACAACGCGGCCGCGAAGCTGCCGTTCGCGTTCTCGCACGCGAAGGAGCGCGCgtgccgcggcggcgagcggcgCAGCCTGCGCGCGCTGAAGCCGGCGCCGCGCGGCACAGGTCGGATGGTGCGCAGCGCCTCGTCGGGGGCGGCCTCGCATGCTCCGCCCGCGCGGCTTGTAGATCGCCCGCACTCGCCAG GAGGAGATAGCTTTGGGCGTGGGGTGGTGTCGCTACCTGGCAGTCCACGTGGAAACAACTCCTCGGGGCCTGTCGTAGTGGGGTCAGCAGAGAGCCTCGTTACAAGG GTGTTAACAGAACAGGGTCTGGGTGAATACTGTGATCCTGAGTTCGTGAGAAACACGTCTCGGGAGATGCAAGAGGCACTTGAAATGACACAGGAGCAAATGGACag AGCCGCTCATCAGCTGATGGTCAACGAGAAGAACATAAAACAAGCTCAAAGCCAACAACCCCAAGTT GGTAACATTTGGGTTGTAGGGCGACATCCTTGCCCGCCAGTACCACCCGTTCCACCAGCCGGCCGCCATGCCGCCGCCGGTGTGCAAGCGGTTATAGCACCCGCCCTCCCGCAGCCCGCGCGGCCCGGCGACCCCTCGCGCCACACGCATCATAGGAAGAAAAGAAAACGCAAACCAGTACTGGTTTAG